Part of the Caulifigura coniformis genome, TCCTCTTTCTTCGGCGTCTTCACCAAGCGTGCGACATTGTCGAGCGTGCCAAGTTGGACCTGCGTTTCCACCTTCGGCTTGACCGTGGTGGTAAAGCACCACTTCGACCGATGTTTCGTCCAATCCTGTAACTCCGCCGCATAGCCGTCTTGTTTGTCGGACGGGTCCGACGTGACATCCATCGTGATATGCTGGCTCTTGTCGACCCGCAGTGTGGCCTTTCGCCCCATCATCCGTGCTGGGACTGGCGCATCTCCACCAAGCAGCTTCAAGGCCGTCAGCGCGCCTTCGGCCGTCGCAAAGGCGTAGCCGTTCTGGTCGCCGTCAAGCCGTCCGCCATTCAAACGGGCGGCCGTCTTCAGGTCGGTGTCGACGTTGAGGCGACACGTTGTCCACCCTTCACCGTCCTGTTCCCATGTCTCGGCTTCGTTGACGCCGAATGAGAATCGGTAGACGGCCCACGCTCCGTCAGGGAGCGGGAACATAAACCCGTTGGGCGTGCCGGGGTCTTTGCCCTGCGAGTTGGTTCGGAAGACGCCCTTCAGTTTGAGGTCGTCGTGAATCTCGGCGAGGCCGCCGGTGTGGATGCGGGCACAGTTGTGATCGCTCACCCACTCGCAGGCGTAGTTCGTATTACGCAGGGCGTCGAGGATGCGTCTGTGTTCGTCGTCGAGCGTGACGCCGTACTGCGAACTCGCCAGCTTGTCGAAGCTGGATTCGTCGTCGACGCCTTCGACCTTCACCTTTGCCCGTTTCCGGCGGACAACCTCTACGTGGTCCTTCCAGTTCATCGGGAGGTCGGCAACGGACAGGGTCCGTGACGCTGACTTAATCAGCGTCAGGCCACCGTTCTCCGTGGTGGACTTCCGGTGCCAAATCCACATGTTACCACCGCAAGCGTCGATCGACTTCGCGAAGTCGAAGCCCGTCTTGGATGACATCATGCCGAGAATGCAGCGGGCGAGGGCGGCATGCTCGGTGTGGTTTGATGTCTTGATGGCATCAAGGCGAACGTAAATGTGAAGGCCAGCGCCGCCCGTGCTTTTGCGAACCTCAACATAGTCGAGCGCCTGAGCTTCGGTCTTCACACGTTCCAGTTCAACATTGTCGACGCCGACTCCCTTGGCATGCCCGGTGATCGCATCGAAATCGAATCCGACCCAACGGGAGACCTTGGCTTCCCAGTCCCAGCCTGTGCAGCCGATGCCCTGTGCGAATACTTCGGGCGGCCACCGCATCTCTTTGTCGTCGTAGAACGGCTTGTCCGTGTTCGCGTTTTTCGGGATGCGGATATTCCAGAACTGGTTGCCCGCGTCGTCTTCGTAGACGCCCTTAGCATCTCCCACCGGCTTGCCCTTGGCGGCAATGACATTGACTTGGGTCTCCATCGCCGGAGACCACAGGTCGAGAAGTTCCGGCGCATTATGGGCCGGGATAGCAGGGTACGACCGAGTAGCGGGCATCCCCTCTTTCAGTTTGCCGATGAAGTTGGCAAGGGCTTGGGTGACAGTCTTCATACGCTCAACTTTCTTGCTCAACAACGCGATAAGATCGCAGCG contains:
- a CDS encoding DUF5906 domain-containing protein; the protein is MKTVTQALANFIGKLKEGMPATRSYPAIPAHNAPELLDLWSPAMETQVNVIAAKGKPVGDAKGVYEDDAGNQFWNIRIPKNANTDKPFYDDKEMRWPPEVFAQGIGCTGWDWEAKVSRWVGFDFDAITGHAKGVGVDNVELERVKTEAQALDYVEVRKSTGGAGLHIYVRLDAIKTSNHTEHAALARCILGMMSSKTGFDFAKSIDACGGNMWIWHRKSTTENGGLTLIKSASRTLSVADLPMNWKDHVEVVRRKRAKVKVEGVDDESSFDKLASSQYGVTLDDEHRRILDALRNTNYACEWVSDHNCARIHTGGLAEIHDDLKLKGVFRTNSQGKDPGTPNGFMFPLPDGAWAVYRFSFGVNEAETWEQDGEGWTTCRLNVDTDLKTAARLNGGRLDGDQNGYAFATAEGALTALKLLGGDAPVPARMMGRKATLRVDKSQHITMDVTSDPSDKQDGYAAELQDWTKHRSKWCFTTTVKPKVETQVQLGTLDNVARLVKTPKKEDAGWLIRNAKGGWEFTARENAKAALVRSGVKKTEMDWVLGEIVTNAWTLVNLPFQPEYPGNRQINLDAPQFRFPPTDDEHAQHPTWDLMLDHCFEDLNTALPHHPWARANNVLRGRDYGLLWIACLLREPFQPLPYLFLFSKDENTGKSSLHESISLLVTAGVIGADKAFKPNTDFNGELANAILPYIEETDLSKAGTTARNRLKAWVTGLTVSIRKMRTDAYDQPNTLHFIQTANDRKACPVDFGDTRITMMEVRPLEHEIPRTEFRRRLEAEAPAFMQTVLGLTLPSPDGRLRIPAIETESKSAAQQSTRPAVLKFVDACCEKDPSYRVSCKEFGKAFREWCDPDVADEKWTTQIYDDLESEKITKGGRGKMELLGIRLKTVETRKESEPSQPISRSVSV